The Daphnia magna isolate NIES linkage group LG6, ASM2063170v1.1, whole genome shotgun sequence genome segment CAAAAGCATTGACGTCATTGTATACACGACGTAAGGTGTGGGACACACTATCTCATTTCACAGTTACAAACTCATGCACGCACTACCTAATTATTTTTTACGACttttgcattaaaaaaaaaatgggggaggGGACTGGGCGCGTTTGGCAATTTGAGGCGTTAGATGAAACTTTAggccctctttttttttttaaatactaatAAAGATTAACGAATTCTCTTTATGGAAGACGTCGCCCAGAGATTTGAAGAAAAACCAGCGTCGACTCTTTCGTCCTTCGAATTAAcgaccttgttttgtttttttttcatcgttcCTTTTCGGAGAAGTTCTTCAaagaattgaaacaaaaaacgctgttgaagaagaaaacaaaaaggagtTGTACATTTTCCATGTCCTTGCTGTTGACATTAGGCTGGACGCGTACCATATGGCCCGTTTCCCTTGTTGCTAACTCGGTTTGAAAACTCCGTCGTGTTGTCACAGCGTGGCCCGCTGTTTCTTAATTTGTTtgcgatttttcttttttcgtgcCATCTTAGATGATTTCGCCATTTTATTGCGTTTGCCTTTCGTTTTGCTATAGGCAGAAATAAGAACGTGATTTTCTTCTCCCTCGTAGCAAATTTGAATTGGTTAATACTTTAATTATGGCTATTATTATATGTTTTAATTATGGCTGAAGTCGAATCAAACCTTGCATTCTCTACGTCATTGACGGATATAAAATTTAATCGAGTGCAACTCTGAAAGGTTGCATTCGACGAACTCGAATAAATAGCTTTTGATGCAATCACGCGGGAATTACAAAAGGCATCATCGATCGACAGTCAATCAAAGTACGCCCACCTAACAAACGAAAACGTTGATGGTGGAATGAAGACGCTAAAATAGTGACGTAAAGGAGTGTATGGGGCGTGTTATATAAGCGTGACTGAATAACTCCCGAAACAAGGTCGAGTGATGACGTTCTCTTTGTAACGAGAGTCTGGAATTTCTCGGTGCAAACGGAGACGTGATTCGCTCCCGAGacacatttcatttttcgttGGCGAGCAGTTGAGATTCTTGTTCTAATTGAAGtcttttaacatttttttgttttaattcttTGATTGCAGTAACAGACGATCAGATGGCTAACGAACAACAATCTGCTGGATTGAACTATTTTACCGACAACGCTGAACCTCTAATGGATAACGCCCAAAAGTATGTTTCTGAtgttcttcttcaattttcaAGATTATTCGGTTTGTGTTGAATGCTGTGTGCATCTCTCATTTCCCCTcgtttagtttttcttttcttttttttattatcagcCATTCCATTGGAGCCTCTGACCcaacttttgttgttgttttattttgtttgttctgcGCATTTTTCGATTAATAGAAGGTGTAGTGTGTCTGATTAGCGCTGTTTGCTGGAGAGgtgaaaaaagacaaacgagAGAGTGACAGCTTAatttagaaagaaagagaacagCCTTAATTGAAAGAGCGTTGACTTGGGATGTCAGTCAGCCAAGTGCAGGCGAGAACATAACAATTACACGCAGTCTTTAAGGGAACTGACGAGACGTGAAATAAGTCATCTTACCAACTGacgttgtaaaaaaaacaaaattttgattcgattatttggtatttgtaaataaattataaaagcCTGTGCGTAGTAACATTCGTCAAATGGAATAAGACGTAAGACATAGTCACGAAAGGGCAAATGATGAGGCTTTGTTGGATCGTTCACTTGTtgttagggggggggggagatatcgatttttgttttctgaacAAGAGAAAGTGTTCCATGTCTCGGACTGATAAATAATTAAGGCACGCAGAAGCTTCCGCAATGACATACTTTTCTATTCGGTCAGAGTGGTCATCTGTTTAAGGATAATCGCttaaccaaaataaaaaaagggggagggagaTCAATTGCTACATCGTGAAAATGGACGAAATGAAAGTGTCTCGCGTGAGCGAAGCGATAAATTAATAGTCAAATTTGTCCTTTTCTCCTTGATAACCACATAAATCCTCTTTATTCGCCATTTTGTGCTTGCAAGAGGCTACACAAAAACTGTCAATTGTTCGCAAGTTTTTTTTGAATTGCGTGCAAAAACTGCGTAGGTTTTGccctgttttatttttctcccgCTTTCACCCCCATTTTTctgcgttttttttcttacatttatttcttttttcagacgTTCGCCTTTGATTTATGTTTCCAGACGATCTTGCATCCGACGCGGAGGCAGCTGCGACCACAGGAGGAACGATTGCTGCTTCAGTAGCTCCTGTCGTTGCAACCTGTGGGGATCCAATTGCCGATGCCATCGGGCTGGACTCTTCCAGAAATGGGGCTAAGAAAACGACCCACTCAAACAACAGAAAAGGAATTGATTCGGAAACATTCATTTCTTCAATACCTTCCCCATAGAATATTCCCAAACACGACGGAGCAGATCTCAGCCCCCCCACAAGAGAAAACATCACCAGCCATCAGGACAAAGCATAAAATTATTTGAATTCTCAataagttttgttttgtttttagaaaaaagaTGATTTATTTAAAGCCAATCGTCCTATTTTCGACATTAGCAATTTGTTAATCCATTGGTTTTTCAGCTCCATTATTCTTTCGAAGAAAATTCTAGTCGTTCATGTCGATAAGGGAAATCGCTTTCCGGACCCTCCACATCCACAATTTCAAGAATTTATTACGCAACTcgaaaagagaaaatcgaCAGTCATGTTGATTCAAACCTGAATTGAAAAATGAGTTGAtatgatttttcattttctcaaTATTCTTCCAAAACACATGATATATTATTACCATATATTAATATtgatttttctaaaaattattttcagaTTGGCATTCCTCTTATATCTGTTTCTGCCCTTTCAATCAAGAAGGGGCATCTCTGTCTATTTCCATACGCCTGTGTAATTCCcagctgttttttgtttcatcgtTCAATGTTCAATTCACTGTTGTATTATTAATATAACACATAATTAATTGTACTCTTCAATTATGATTACAAAAACACcatgacaacaacaaaattaacccaaaaaaaacaaaaacatcagGATTATTTAGCAAAGCTATATAGTCGATCAATTCAGTTCTTCTAAATAATTGATGAATATATTGAAATAAACAACATCCCAAGAAACAATATCAAAGAGAAAAGGTGACATTTGACGTCTTTGAAGATGAAAGACATAAAAGAATAATTGGTTATATCAAGCTGATGTGCATGCCGCCTCCAGCTGTTTCCTAAAGGGCATTCATGTCAAGAGCTGGGACAGGATCGCTGTTGTATTGGTTCTTCGCTGCCGAAGAAATCCTCGTCCCACGTCATCGTATTTCTATTTTATATTAATGACTAAGGGCATTATATGTAGGAAAAAGATCATCAATCAATAAACTTTGTCTAGTGTGTACTGCCATTCGGGGCGGCCATCAAAAATGCGATCAAAGAATCAGATTTCTGGTTAACTTCAATCCAAGTTTCAATATGATTCGTATGATTTATTCATTTTGTGAATGCAAATGCCTTTGAATTTTAGCGGGTAATGACatcgtaaaaaaagaaaaaaatggatttgaagatcaataaaaaaacaaaagagggaaCTGTTGGCGGATTCATCTTAGACTCTATGAGATTGCACACATAGATGGAGGTCCTTGTAGCCGGCCAAGTGGCAACAAAAGCGAAGGAAGCGCTGGATGAAAGACAATAAAAACCAGGGAGGGCGTTGCCCtacagagagagagacactGTCGATGTTTATACTTGATCGTTAAGGCAGCGATGAAACCGATCTGCCTCATTGCTTCAACTATTCATGGAAAAGATGAAAGGCTACATCTCTCAAAGACGATGGCGGGTATTGTGAAATGACAAGAAGAGAACGATGACACTTACACCCCGTTGACATCGACAACGGGGTCTTTCAGAAGaacttgaaaataaaaaggtatGCCATCATTTTCATGAGATTCGTGTtcctatttattttgttttccccccttgatatgtgtacacacacacacacaaaaaaaggtgtGTGGCACGTTGTCGTCTGCTCTACTGGTGGTACCAGAGCGTGACACGAACCCATTATATCCTCACACCAGACAATCTCTTCTGtgattctttctttaaaaaaaaaaaaaaattccaatcaccCCACGTCTTTGCCCTGCAGATTGTTATTTACTTCCATGTTAGCTATCGTGATTACGTCAAAAGATATGCGTGGGCTACATTGATTAAAAAGTACACcgggatttgttttcttcgagAGGGTATAGTACGTCAGACCATTTTTCAGCGTTTCAAAAAATCTTTGATATAAGGAAAGTCACGTAGTCCAATGGCTGTGAGTACGTCAATGTCcacgttattattatttttttttgctagtaAATAGAGACAAAAGGTCAGCCCATcgaataaaactaaaattgcTTTTCTCAACTTTCAAGACGGCTTGATGTTTAATAATACAGCTGacaaggacaaaaaaaaacaatacaaaaatgttggaagaaaaaaatatagttcaatcaacaacaaaaaaatattggaCGATGCAAACTGTCGTCCGTGACACGCTGACGATGCGTGGCAAAGTCCCCCTGCAacaacgaaaagaagaaagaaaatttgcGGTTGACTAAAACTCGACAAGAAATACTTGAAATAATAGGAACGGTAATGATTCACGTTACAGAGGACTGCCAACGGAATATGATAATAACCCCGGCCTCTATCGCGTTTATCCTCCCCATTTCTAaggattttgtgtgtgtgtcagttTAAATTGCTCGCTCTTTTGCATTGATGGTGCCATTGGCTTAGCAGACGATGTTAGTCGTTGTTTTGACTCTGTTCAGACGGAATGATCAGTTGGATCACCATCCTTTTAGGAGAGAGCGTAAACCTaccaaagtttttttttaaattatcgAGTGGGAAAGGCCACCGAGTTCTAAGCTTCAAAGAAGTTAATGTACAAGAATCCCATTTCCCCCTTTGGTGGAATGCTTTAGGAAGTTTCCAGATTTTTCTTACTGAGCCGACTTAATGAGAAATGGTGGGCGAATAGCTTTAAAGCAGTTGTGTTTTTTAAGAGCAACAGAGACTTACACGACAGCTGTTGCCAACAAAACTTTGTTGAAAGAATTTCATTATGTCTCGACAGAGAAGAGCTTTTAACACCTTTTTCTCCAGCCAATCCTTCATTGGTGTGGAAAAGAGCATTACTCGTTCGTTCAACTTTGCAGttcatgatttttattttttaacatcgCCCGACAAATTTAAAGAGGCTTTTAAGCGAAAACTAAGACCACACTTTACTGTACACTTCAAAGTGAGAGAAAAAGGACAGATTGGATCCATCAAACTGAAAAAGCTGCTGTCTGAAATGACAGGTGGGGTCATTCAATCGAATTGCAAAAGGTAAATGTTTTCTCGTAAGAGTATCAAAGTTTATCGAATTGTGTCGTGATTTATACGTTTATGCTACGATGCCAGTCGAATTTAAGTCCTTAGCAACGCCTTTGATCGTTCGTATTGGGATGGCATTAGTTTGCAATCGCGACCAACGTATACACCTATAACTGCAGCCATTTGTATGTAGGCCACGTGGATTTTGGAGGGTGCAATCAAGCGGTGCTCAAATAGGCATCTGTCACCTAGAAACAGCAGTCGGAGCATGACATTTTTTCGGGACTGTTTGAG includes the following:
- the LOC116925294 gene encoding uncharacterized protein LOC116925294 codes for the protein MVSKVLVILLAVVVLSQAVLSFDPHYFDEVTDDQMANEQQSAGLNYFTDNAEPLMDNAQKRSPLIYVSRRSCIRRGGSCDHRRNDCCFSSSCRCNLWGSNCRCHRAGLFQKWG